In one window of Arthrobacter pascens DNA:
- a CDS encoding rhomboid family intramembrane serine protease translates to MLDAMGDGSPRSRATTASRAKGGLLVVGGFAVMLLAIEVVNMLTLHALNRTFGLRPRSPDGLLDIFTFPLLHASLNHLLSNTFPLIIFGFLVFLSGLRVFLTALALSWLGSGITVWLIGDGGITVGASGLVFGLFAFLLVRGFFNRSWGQILLSILLFMVYGSILLGVLPVVAGYISWQAHLGGALGGVAAAMLLGRRNGNTGRP, encoded by the coding sequence ATGCTTGACGCCATGGGGGACGGGAGTCCAAGAAGCCGGGCAACAACTGCCTCGCGGGCCAAGGGCGGCCTGCTGGTGGTGGGTGGATTCGCCGTGATGCTGTTGGCGATCGAGGTCGTGAACATGCTGACCTTGCACGCCCTGAACAGGACCTTCGGCCTCCGGCCGCGCAGCCCTGACGGGCTGCTGGATATTTTCACGTTTCCGCTGCTCCATGCGAGCCTCAACCACCTGCTGTCCAACACTTTTCCGCTGATCATTTTCGGGTTCCTGGTGTTCCTGTCCGGGCTCAGGGTGTTCCTGACCGCGTTGGCATTGAGCTGGCTGGGCTCCGGGATCACGGTCTGGCTGATCGGCGACGGCGGCATCACAGTTGGCGCCTCCGGGCTCGTTTTCGGGTTGTTCGCCTTCCTCCTGGTGAGGGGATTCTTCAACCGCAGCTGGGGGCAGATCCTGCTGTCGATCCTGCTGTTCATGGTGTACGGCAGCATCCTCCTGGGCGTGCTGCCCGTTGTGGCGGGGTACATTTCCTGGCAGGCACACCTGGGCGGCGCCCTGGGCGGCGTTGCAGCCGCGATGCTGCTCGGCCGCCGAAACGGAAACACCGGCCGCCCCTGA
- the ilvA gene encoding threonine ammonia-lyase: protein MNILETLPVTLDDVLEAQKLLEGIIARTPVESSRALGGLVGGDVYFKCENLQRAGSFKVRGAYVRMARLSPEEKKRGVVAASAGNHAQGVAVAAKSLGIKARIYMPMGVALPKLAATRSHGAEVILHGHNVDEALAEAQRYANESGTVFVHPFDNVDVVAGQGTVGLEILEQIPNVDTILMGVGGGGLLAGVAVAVKARARELGREIRIIGVQAENAAAYPPSLAADALVPLKRVSTMADGIAVGRPGQLPFSIIRELVDDVVTVSEDSLARALIFLLERAKLVVEPAGAVGVAALMDGTIENPGTTAVILSGGNIDPMLMLKVIQRGLSAAGRYMTVRMMLDDRPGSLATIARIIAENDANVTGLDHTRVGGSISMGDVSITVNLETKGHQHCEQVLSALRAEGFQPIVVH, encoded by the coding sequence GTGAACATCCTTGAAACCCTTCCCGTCACGCTGGACGATGTCCTGGAGGCGCAGAAGCTGCTCGAGGGAATTATTGCGCGGACACCGGTGGAATCATCGCGGGCGCTGGGCGGATTGGTCGGCGGCGACGTCTACTTCAAATGCGAAAACCTGCAGCGGGCCGGATCGTTCAAGGTACGCGGGGCCTACGTCCGGATGGCAAGGCTTTCCCCCGAGGAGAAAAAACGCGGTGTCGTCGCTGCCTCCGCCGGGAACCATGCCCAGGGTGTGGCCGTCGCCGCGAAGAGCCTTGGCATCAAAGCGCGCATCTACATGCCCATGGGGGTCGCCCTCCCCAAGCTGGCCGCGACGCGCAGCCACGGCGCCGAGGTGATCCTCCACGGACACAACGTTGACGAGGCGCTTGCGGAGGCGCAGCGTTATGCCAACGAATCGGGAACGGTCTTTGTCCACCCGTTCGACAATGTGGACGTCGTGGCAGGCCAAGGCACAGTAGGCCTTGAGATTCTGGAACAGATCCCCAACGTGGACACCATCCTGATGGGCGTTGGCGGCGGCGGGCTGCTGGCGGGGGTTGCTGTCGCGGTCAAGGCAAGGGCCAGGGAACTGGGACGGGAAATCCGGATCATCGGGGTTCAGGCGGAGAACGCCGCCGCCTATCCGCCGTCGCTGGCCGCTGATGCCCTGGTCCCGCTGAAGAGGGTGTCCACCATGGCGGACGGCATCGCCGTCGGCCGTCCCGGGCAACTGCCGTTCAGCATCATCCGGGAACTCGTGGACGACGTGGTGACCGTCAGCGAGGATTCCCTGGCACGCGCCCTGATCTTCCTGCTGGAACGGGCAAAGCTGGTGGTGGAACCTGCCGGCGCAGTAGGAGTGGCCGCACTGATGGACGGCACCATCGAAAATCCCGGCACCACAGCCGTGATCCTTTCCGGCGGCAACATCGATCCGATGCTCATGCTCAAGGTCATCCAGCGCGGCCTGTCCGCCGCCGGCCGCTACATGACGGTACGGATGATGCTCGACGACCGTCCCGGATCACTGGCAACGATCGCCCGCATCATCGCCGAAAACGATGCGAACGTGACGGGCCTGGACCACACCCGTGTGGGCGGTTCCATCAGCATGGGCGACGTCTCCATCACCGTGAACCTCGAAACCAAGGGCCACCAGCACTGTGAGCAGGTCCTTAGTGCCCTCCGGGCCGAGGGCTTCCAGCCCATCGTGGTCCACTAG
- the trhA gene encoding PAQR family membrane homeostasis protein TrhA, giving the protein MAELLMIKPKWRGWIHTVTAPLALIAGIVLVLLAPTADRKITSAVYAATGVLLFGISAVYHRGNWSPGVKMVLKRLDHTNIMLVIAGSYTPLAWTLLQRPNAVLLLWIIWSGAILGVLFRLLWTGAPRWLYVPIYIALGCGSLFYLPEFFAASVPAAILICVGGVLYITGAVFYALRKPNFSYRHFGFHELFHALTVLAFGAHFTAISIAVLG; this is encoded by the coding sequence CTGGCTGAACTCCTAATGATCAAACCCAAATGGCGGGGGTGGATCCATACCGTGACGGCCCCACTGGCACTCATTGCGGGGATCGTCCTGGTCCTCCTTGCTCCCACGGCAGACCGCAAGATCACCTCAGCAGTTTATGCCGCCACCGGTGTACTGCTTTTCGGTATCAGCGCCGTCTACCACCGGGGCAACTGGTCCCCCGGGGTGAAGATGGTCCTCAAACGCCTGGACCATACCAACATCATGCTGGTCATCGCGGGCAGCTACACGCCCCTGGCCTGGACGCTGCTCCAGCGGCCCAATGCCGTTTTGCTGCTCTGGATCATCTGGTCCGGAGCGATTCTGGGAGTCCTGTTCCGGCTGCTGTGGACAGGTGCCCCGCGCTGGCTTTATGTGCCCATCTACATAGCCCTTGGCTGCGGTTCGCTGTTCTACCTCCCCGAATTCTTTGCGGCGAGTGTTCCTGCCGCCATCCTGATCTGCGTGGGCGGCGTCCTCTACATTACCGGCGCCGTTTTCTACGCCCTCAGGAAGCCCAACTTCAGCTACCGGCATTTCGGTTTCCACGAACTGTTCCACGCCCTGACGGTCCTTGCCTTCGGCGCGCATTTCACCGCGATTTCCATAGCCGTTCTCGGCTGA
- a CDS encoding thioredoxin domain-containing protein, which produces MNQTAMRDAPRPETAAAGGSGDHGSEGQDLGARNLLAQEPSAYLRQHAGNPVHWRPFGDAAFAAASARDVPVFLSIGYAACHWCHVMAHESFEDQDTADYLNAHFVPVKVDREERPDVDAVYMAATQAISGEGGWPMSVFLTPDGRAFHAGTYFPPRPMPGRPSFRQVLEAVTEAWQERRAAVEQNARALAQSMGEAQLAAAVTVDGPAPLVDSGLLPLAVQSLARSEDPTDGGFGGAPKFPPSAVLEFLIRHAAADGSDSGKDSGTAGLARDMAGRTLAAMARSALFDQADGGFARYSVTADWSVPHFEKMLYDNAQLLRVYVHWVRLGGNDAFPAAEAAEVAARTAEWLLGSLGLAGPDTNRGPDGADGPDALASSLDADSVVDGEHHEGATYLWTIPALQEVLGADAGAAVAGMMNVGPEGTVSGYGSPLHPARALNSDEAELWTQARPALLAARRERPQPARDEKIVAGWNGLAVAALAEAGAVLERGDFIAAAGSIAAYLERVHWQPAGRANSGAGDDALPVLVRVSHAGTARGIEGLLEDYAFCAEGMLAVYAVTGRTRWYEFGEQLVQAACRRFVMAGRLADTSGGSGQVRSAQGGESGLDPFDNATPSGAAAFSGVLLGYAALSGSAEHRAMAANILALLPAVAGRAPRAAGWLLAVAQAALAGPVEAAVVGPDSPERTALHRELLNSPSPGLVIAVEDDGDTSVPPSDAPSGDNRVPLLRGRSAGPGGRPLVYLCRNMVCDLPVGTLADLRDRLGAMTG; this is translated from the coding sequence ATGAATCAAACGGCGATGCGGGACGCACCCAGGCCTGAGACGGCTGCCGCAGGCGGGTCCGGTGACCACGGATCCGAAGGGCAGGACCTCGGGGCGCGGAACCTGTTGGCGCAGGAGCCTTCCGCCTACCTCCGCCAGCACGCCGGGAATCCCGTGCACTGGCGGCCGTTCGGCGATGCCGCATTCGCCGCCGCCTCCGCGCGTGACGTCCCGGTGTTCCTTTCGATCGGCTACGCCGCCTGTCACTGGTGCCACGTCATGGCGCACGAATCATTTGAAGACCAGGACACCGCAGACTACCTGAACGCCCATTTCGTGCCCGTCAAGGTGGACAGGGAAGAACGGCCGGACGTCGATGCCGTGTACATGGCCGCCACCCAGGCCATCAGCGGAGAGGGCGGCTGGCCGATGTCCGTGTTCCTCACCCCGGACGGCCGCGCCTTCCACGCCGGCACGTATTTCCCGCCACGGCCGATGCCCGGCAGGCCATCCTTCCGGCAGGTCCTTGAGGCCGTGACGGAGGCGTGGCAGGAACGCCGTGCAGCCGTCGAGCAGAACGCCCGTGCGCTGGCGCAAAGCATGGGCGAAGCGCAGCTTGCCGCGGCCGTCACGGTGGACGGACCCGCGCCCCTCGTGGATTCGGGCCTCCTGCCGCTGGCCGTGCAGTCCCTGGCGCGTTCAGAAGACCCGACCGACGGCGGGTTCGGCGGTGCCCCCAAATTCCCGCCGTCTGCGGTGCTGGAATTCCTCATCCGGCACGCGGCCGCCGACGGTTCGGATTCGGGCAAGGATTCAGGCACTGCCGGCCTGGCTCGCGATATGGCAGGACGGACGCTGGCGGCGATGGCGCGTTCCGCGCTGTTTGACCAGGCGGATGGCGGTTTTGCCCGGTACTCCGTCACGGCTGACTGGTCTGTTCCGCACTTCGAGAAGATGCTGTACGACAATGCCCAGTTACTGCGTGTCTACGTTCACTGGGTGCGGCTCGGCGGAAATGACGCCTTTCCGGCGGCCGAGGCGGCGGAGGTGGCGGCCCGCACCGCGGAGTGGCTGCTTGGGTCTTTGGGCCTGGCTGGTCCGGACACTAACCGCGGGCCGGACGGCGCGGACGGCCCCGACGCGCTTGCGTCGTCTTTGGACGCCGATTCGGTGGTGGACGGCGAACATCACGAGGGTGCCACTTACTTGTGGACCATCCCGGCGCTCCAGGAGGTTCTGGGCGCGGATGCCGGGGCCGCTGTTGCCGGGATGATGAACGTCGGCCCGGAAGGAACCGTGTCCGGCTATGGCTCGCCACTGCACCCGGCAAGGGCATTGAACAGCGATGAGGCCGAGCTCTGGACCCAGGCTCGTCCGGCGTTGCTGGCGGCTCGCCGGGAGCGCCCGCAGCCGGCCCGGGATGAAAAGATCGTGGCTGGCTGGAACGGGTTGGCCGTCGCGGCGCTCGCTGAAGCAGGGGCGGTTTTGGAACGCGGGGACTTCATCGCCGCAGCCGGCTCCATCGCCGCCTACCTGGAACGGGTCCACTGGCAACCCGCCGGCAGGGCGAATTCCGGTGCAGGTGATGACGCTTTGCCGGTGCTGGTCCGCGTCTCACATGCAGGGACGGCAAGGGGGATAGAGGGCCTCCTGGAGGACTACGCGTTCTGCGCGGAGGGGATGCTCGCCGTCTACGCCGTGACCGGCAGGACCCGATGGTATGAGTTCGGCGAACAGCTCGTTCAGGCGGCATGCCGCCGGTTCGTCATGGCGGGCCGGCTGGCGGACACGTCCGGTGGTTCGGGCCAGGTCCGCTCTGCCCAGGGCGGCGAGTCAGGCCTGGATCCCTTTGACAATGCCACTCCGAGCGGTGCCGCCGCCTTCTCGGGGGTTCTCCTTGGCTACGCGGCCCTCTCCGGCTCGGCAGAACACCGGGCAATGGCCGCCAATATCCTGGCGCTGCTGCCCGCCGTTGCCGGCAGGGCACCCCGTGCGGCGGGCTGGCTGCTGGCCGTCGCCCAGGCTGCCCTGGCGGGACCAGTGGAGGCCGCCGTCGTCGGCCCTGACAGCCCTGAAAGGACTGCCCTGCACCGTGAACTGCTCAACTCGCCCAGCCCCGGGCTGGTGATCGCTGTGGAGGACGACGGCGATACTTCAGTGCCGCCGTCGGACGCGCCCTCAGGGGACAACCGCGTGCCCCTGCTCAGGGGGAGGTCCGCGGGGCCTGGTGGACGCCCGCTGGTGTACTTGTGCAGGAACATGGTGTGTGATCTTCCCGTGGGCACCCTGGCTGATCTCCGGGATCGGCTTGGGGCCATGACCGGCTAA
- the mca gene encoding mycothiol conjugate amidase Mca, whose protein sequence is MTASSTPSAPLRLLAVHAHPDDESSKGAATMAMYAAAGVDVMVATCTDGSRGGIQNPAVEGEPHPKRDMAGARRLEMDRAAKVLGIKQRWIGFVDSGLPEGDPLPPLPTGSFATQPLARAAAPLVRLVRRFRPHVLISYDENGGYPHPDHIMAHRVAVEAFEAAGDPGRYPGTGDAWEPSKLYYDRAFSPERFRALHFALEEAGLQSPYAERLAAWLETDAEGHTPPPAVHPTTTQVDCGDYFEVRDDALREHRTQVDPLGFFFAVSPDMQRRAWPWEDYSLIQSRVPAQLPEKDLFAGIR, encoded by the coding sequence ATGACAGCGTCCAGCACACCCTCGGCCCCGCTCCGGCTGCTCGCCGTTCACGCGCATCCTGATGATGAGTCGAGCAAGGGCGCCGCCACGATGGCCATGTATGCCGCCGCCGGCGTGGACGTCATGGTGGCTACCTGCACTGACGGATCCAGGGGCGGTATCCAGAACCCTGCAGTGGAGGGGGAGCCGCATCCCAAGCGCGACATGGCAGGCGCCCGGCGGCTGGAGATGGACCGGGCTGCCAAGGTGTTGGGCATCAAGCAGCGCTGGATCGGCTTTGTTGACTCCGGGCTGCCCGAGGGTGATCCGCTCCCTCCCCTGCCCACCGGCTCCTTTGCTACTCAGCCGCTGGCGCGCGCCGCGGCGCCACTGGTTCGGCTGGTCCGACGCTTCAGGCCGCATGTGTTGATCAGCTACGACGAAAACGGGGGCTATCCGCACCCGGACCACATCATGGCGCACCGGGTTGCCGTGGAGGCGTTCGAGGCGGCGGGGGATCCGGGCCGTTATCCCGGGACGGGTGATGCGTGGGAGCCCAGCAAGCTCTACTACGACCGGGCTTTCAGCCCCGAGCGTTTCCGGGCACTCCACTTTGCCCTTGAAGAAGCGGGATTGCAGTCGCCTTACGCGGAGAGGCTCGCGGCCTGGCTGGAGACAGATGCCGAGGGTCATACGCCGCCGCCTGCCGTCCACCCCACCACCACCCAGGTGGATTGCGGTGACTACTTTGAAGTCCGCGATGATGCCTTGCGCGAACACCGGACCCAGGTCGACCCGCTGGGGTTCTTCTTTGCCGTCTCGCCCGACATGCAGCGCCGTGCCTGGCCGTGGGAGGACTACTCCCTGATCCAGTCAAGGGTGCCCGCCCAGCTGCCGGAGAAGGACCTTTTCGCGGGGATAAGATAG
- a CDS encoding DUF4307 domain-containing protein yields the protein MTSQDQPAVSPPASTSLANRYGGQKRRLSRKAKRAIGITAVAAGIGIMAWISTSPGSSGVTSKDIGFSVTDATRTEVDFQVTREPGTAVRCAVKALDSKFAVVGWKVVEIPAGEKDGTADNGRTVSQRVALHTESLPVSGLVDSCWVPGGK from the coding sequence GTGACTTCCCAGGATCAGCCGGCCGTTTCCCCACCAGCAAGCACTAGCCTAGCCAATCGATATGGCGGCCAAAAGCGCCGGCTGTCCCGCAAGGCCAAGCGGGCCATCGGAATTACAGCCGTTGCCGCCGGAATAGGCATCATGGCCTGGATTTCCACCTCTCCTGGCTCCAGTGGCGTGACCTCCAAGGACATCGGCTTCAGCGTTACGGACGCCACCCGGACGGAAGTCGACTTCCAGGTGACCCGGGAGCCGGGCACGGCAGTCAGGTGCGCCGTCAAGGCCCTGGACTCCAAGTTCGCCGTCGTCGGCTGGAAAGTGGTGGAGATCCCGGCCGGAGAGAAGGACGGTACGGCGGACAACGGCCGCACTGTCTCCCAGCGCGTTGCCCTTCACACGGAGTCACTTCCCGTCTCGGGGCTGGTGGACAGCTGCTGGGTTCCGGGCGGCAAATGA
- the greA gene encoding transcription elongation factor GreA — MSTTNSAPAAWLTQEAFDRLKAELDHLSGAGRAEIVQKIEAARQEGDLKENGGYHAAKEEQGKIEARIRQLTALLRDAHVGEAPADDGIVEPGMIVVARIAGDEETFLLGSREIAGDSDLNVFSEKSPLGAAIVGHKEGEKLSYTAPNGKDITVEILSAKPYAA, encoded by the coding sequence GTGTCTACCACCAACAGCGCGCCTGCAGCCTGGCTCACCCAGGAAGCTTTTGACCGCCTGAAGGCAGAGCTGGACCACCTTTCCGGCGCTGGCCGGGCGGAGATTGTCCAGAAGATTGAAGCTGCCCGCCAGGAAGGCGACCTCAAGGAAAACGGCGGCTACCACGCTGCCAAGGAAGAACAGGGCAAGATCGAGGCCCGGATCCGCCAACTGACTGCCCTGCTGCGGGATGCCCATGTGGGTGAAGCCCCCGCCGACGACGGAATTGTAGAACCCGGCATGATCGTCGTGGCCAGGATCGCCGGGGATGAAGAAACCTTCCTGCTTGGATCCCGTGAAATCGCAGGGGACTCCGACCTTAATGTCTTCAGCGAAAAATCCCCGCTCGGTGCCGCGATCGTCGGCCACAAAGAGGGCGAAAAACTAAGCTACACGGCGCCCAACGGCAAGGACATCACGGTGGAGATCCTCTCCGCCAAGCCCTACGCCGCCTAG
- a CDS encoding GNAT family N-acetyltransferase, with protein MTALTSFWPFFDLTLTTPRLVLKPVADDHIGAAVAAARSGIHEPGKSPFSTPWTEQPAEALGPNMARWYWRCRAEFTPESWTLLLGIWHDGEFIGCQDVGARDFAALKTVSTGSWLKQSVQGLGFGKEMRAAVVLYAFDWLKAEVAESEAATWNAASLGVSRSLGYELNGVTRTTWGDRVEHVQKIRVTPETFKRPDWTLKVEGHEAAASFLGVS; from the coding sequence ATGACTGCGCTGACGTCCTTCTGGCCCTTCTTCGACCTCACCCTGACCACCCCCAGGCTGGTGCTCAAGCCCGTTGCGGATGATCACATCGGGGCCGCAGTGGCAGCAGCCCGGAGCGGCATACACGAGCCCGGAAAGAGCCCCTTCAGCACACCTTGGACGGAACAGCCCGCGGAGGCCCTCGGGCCTAACATGGCCCGCTGGTACTGGCGCTGCCGGGCCGAGTTTACGCCGGAGTCCTGGACGCTGCTCCTGGGCATCTGGCATGACGGCGAGTTCATCGGGTGCCAGGATGTGGGAGCCAGGGACTTCGCCGCCCTGAAGACCGTCTCGACAGGCTCCTGGCTCAAGCAGTCAGTCCAAGGCCTGGGATTCGGCAAGGAGATGCGCGCCGCCGTCGTTCTGTATGCCTTTGACTGGCTCAAAGCTGAGGTTGCAGAGTCAGAAGCGGCGACGTGGAACGCCGCATCCCTTGGCGTGTCCCGTTCTCTGGGCTACGAGCTGAACGGCGTCACCAGAACAACCTGGGGCGACAGGGTCGAGCACGTCCAAAAGATCCGGGTCACTCCTGAAACTTTCAAGCGTCCCGACTGGACCCTCAAAGTAGAAGGCCACGAAGCCGCGGCCAGCTTCCTCGGGGTCAGCTAG
- a CDS encoding isoprenyl transferase, with amino-acid sequence MCNAVVQQGSQVSVRVELPGFLYGFYERRLLKGLAGDRIPRHIGVMVDGNRRWAKQFNAPTSQGHQAGADKIHEFLGWCQELGVKVVTLYMLSTDNMNRSSEELDLLMGIIANTLDRLDDDANISVHAMGAPELLPDYLAERLNKLTARTPVREKIHVNVAVGYGGRREIVDAVRELLHDAVAKETDIGVLADNLSVDDISRFLYTRGQPDPDLVIRTSGEQRLSGFLMWQSAYSEFYFCEALWPAFRKVDFLRALRDYAGRQRRFGA; translated from the coding sequence ATGTGCAATGCCGTCGTTCAGCAAGGAAGTCAGGTGAGTGTCCGCGTGGAATTGCCCGGGTTCCTCTACGGCTTCTATGAGCGCCGGCTGCTCAAGGGCCTCGCCGGAGACCGCATCCCCAGGCACATCGGTGTGATGGTGGACGGCAACCGCCGCTGGGCCAAGCAGTTCAATGCGCCCACGAGCCAGGGCCACCAGGCTGGCGCCGACAAGATCCATGAATTCCTCGGCTGGTGCCAGGAGCTCGGCGTCAAGGTGGTCACCCTGTACATGCTGTCCACTGACAACATGAACAGGTCCAGTGAGGAACTCGACCTGCTGATGGGGATTATCGCAAACACCCTGGACCGGCTGGACGACGACGCGAATATTTCCGTCCATGCCATGGGCGCCCCGGAACTGCTGCCCGACTACCTGGCTGAGAGGCTCAACAAGCTCACCGCCCGCACCCCGGTTCGGGAGAAGATCCATGTCAATGTTGCCGTCGGCTACGGTGGACGGCGCGAGATCGTGGACGCCGTCCGGGAGCTGCTCCATGACGCCGTTGCGAAAGAAACGGACATCGGCGTGCTGGCGGACAATCTGTCAGTTGATGACATTTCCCGCTTCCTGTACACCAGGGGCCAGCCGGATCCCGACCTCGTGATCAGGACCTCGGGGGAGCAGCGGCTCTCCGGCTTCCTCATGTGGCAGAGCGCCTACAGCGAGTTCTATTTCTGCGAAGCACTCTGGCCGGCCTTCCGCAAAGTGGATTTCCTCCGGGCGCTGCGGGACTACGCCGGCAGGCAGCGGCGCTTCGGCGCCTGA
- a CDS encoding PhoH family protein: MAISEQLPEVVVDEGQKATSRATRATSKTGPAPEQGAAGFAVSGREATIHSFVIDTSVLLSDPRALLHFAEHDVIVPIVVISELEAKRHDPELGYFARKALRLLDDLRVKHGGLNRPIPIGDDGGTLVVEMNHISAEVLPLGFRSGDNDSRILAVAKNLANEGRNVTVVSKDLPMRVKASAMGLTADEYRNELVKDSGWTGMAEVEASEDEISTLYGHEPVFIPAAAELPVNTGLVLLSNRGSALGRVGSDKQVRLVKGDRDVFGLHGRSAEQRLAIDMLMDPAVGIVSIGGRAGTGKSALALCAGLEAVLERREHRKVIVFRPLYAVGGQELGYLPGSESEKMNPWAQAVFDTLGALVSQEVVEEVMDRGMLEVMPLTHIRGRSLHDAFVIVDEAQSLEKNVLLTVMSRIGQNSKIILTHDVAQRDNLRVGRHDGIAAVVETLKGHPLFGHITLTRSERSPIAALVTELLEGAEV, translated from the coding sequence GTGGCTATTTCTGAACAACTGCCCGAGGTCGTTGTGGACGAGGGACAGAAAGCTACCTCTCGCGCCACGCGAGCTACCTCAAAGACCGGTCCGGCACCTGAACAAGGCGCGGCCGGTTTTGCTGTCTCTGGACGGGAAGCAACCATACACAGCTTCGTCATTGACACCTCGGTCCTGCTCTCGGATCCGCGGGCGCTCCTGCATTTCGCCGAGCACGACGTTATCGTTCCGATCGTTGTCATCAGCGAGCTGGAGGCAAAACGCCATGATCCGGAGCTGGGATACTTTGCGCGCAAAGCACTCCGGCTCCTCGATGACCTCAGGGTCAAACACGGCGGACTCAACCGGCCCATTCCTATCGGGGACGACGGTGGCACCCTTGTTGTGGAGATGAACCATATTTCCGCGGAAGTGCTCCCGCTGGGGTTCCGGAGCGGGGACAACGACAGCAGGATCCTGGCAGTGGCCAAGAACCTCGCCAACGAAGGCCGCAATGTCACCGTTGTCTCCAAGGACCTGCCGATGCGGGTCAAGGCGTCCGCCATGGGACTCACCGCCGACGAGTACCGCAACGAGCTCGTGAAGGACTCGGGCTGGACAGGGATGGCGGAGGTGGAGGCCAGCGAGGATGAGATCTCCACCCTGTATGGCCACGAGCCCGTATTCATCCCGGCGGCCGCGGAGCTGCCCGTGAACACAGGCCTGGTGCTCCTGTCCAACAGGGGATCAGCCCTGGGCCGGGTTGGATCGGACAAGCAGGTCCGGCTGGTCAAGGGCGACCGTGACGTGTTCGGACTGCATGGACGCTCCGCCGAGCAGCGGCTGGCCATCGACATGCTGATGGATCCCGCCGTCGGAATCGTGTCCATCGGCGGCCGGGCCGGAACCGGCAAGTCCGCCCTGGCGTTGTGTGCGGGACTTGAAGCTGTCCTGGAGCGCCGCGAACACCGGAAAGTGATCGTGTTCCGCCCCCTCTACGCCGTTGGCGGCCAGGAACTCGGCTACCTGCCCGGCTCCGAATCCGAGAAAATGAACCCCTGGGCGCAGGCCGTGTTCGATACCCTCGGTGCCCTGGTGAGCCAGGAAGTCGTTGAAGAGGTGATGGATCGCGGCATGCTCGAAGTCATGCCGCTGACCCACATCCGCGGACGCTCTCTGCACGACGCCTTCGTGATCGTGGACGAAGCCCAGTCCCTGGAGAAGAACGTGCTCCTCACCGTGATGAGCCGTATCGGCCAGAACTCCAAGATCATCCTCACGCACGACGTCGCCCAGCGCGACAACCTGCGCGTCGGACGGCACGACGGGATCGCCGCCGTCGTCGAAACCCTGAAGGGACATCCGCTTTTCGGCCATATCACCCTGACCCGCTCCGAACGCTCACCCATCGCCGCCCTGGTGACGGAACTGCTCGAAGGCGCCGAAGTCTAG